Below is a genomic region from Paenibacillus rhizovicinus.
GCGACAATTTACAAGACATAAACGTTGCGTTACAACCGCGCTTCTCCGCCGATTGCCGAACTCTCATTCCCCGATAGCTTAACGATGATCTCGTCCTGCAAGAGGCTCGATTGCGACGCGTCTCTTCTCGCGCGCGGAAGCAAGGCATGCCTCGATGACGCGCATCGTGCGCACGCCGTCCCAAGGGCTGATCGGCTCCGGCTTACCGTGAAGCACCGCCTCCCCGAACCTGTTGATCAACGATAACTGCTGATTGCCGCGTTCGAACGGCTCCGTCCGCATCTCGCCGCGCACGGCGACCTGGATGTCGGGGCTCAGATCGGCGCGAAGCGAGAATGCCGACGGAAGCCGGATCGTGCCCTGCGTGCCCCGGATTTCCAGCGTATTGGCGAAGTCCGCCCATAATCCGCATTGAAACGTCAACGCTGCATCATTCGGAAATTCAACGAGACCCGAAGCCATCATATCGACGCCGCCATGCTCTTGCGAGAACAACGCTTGCATCGTTGCGGCCACGGGTTCCGAATCCAGCACATAGCGGGCCGCGCTGAGCAAGTAGCAGCCGATATCGTACATGCCGCCGCCGCCCATCTCTTGGCGGAATCGGATATCGTGCTCCATGGCGGAGCGGTCCGACGTGAACACGCCGTGAACGGCTCGAACCTTGCCAATCTCGCCGGAAGCGATAATCTCCTTGATCCGGTCGTAACGAGGATGGCAGCGGTACATCATGTTCTCTTGAAAGTGAACGCCGAAGCGCTCGCATGCCTCGGCCATCTGCGCCGCATCCTGTTCCGACATCGACATCGGCTTCTCGACAAGCACATGCTTGCCTGCGCGAGCGGCATGAATCGTCCATTCCAGGTGCAAATGATTAGGCAGTGGAATGTAGACCGCGTCGACGGTCGAATCGGCAAGCAGCTCCATATAGCTGCCATAGGCAACTTGGATGCCGTATGCATCCGCGAACGCCCGGGCTCTTGTTTCTTCGCGGCTTGCAACGGCGACAATCTCATGCATGTCCGAAGCACGGACGGCAGGGATAAATGCCTTCGTGGCAATTTGAGCGCATCCCATAATACCCCAGCGCAGCTTCTTCATCGACTCTCCTCCATCCGGATAACCCTGTGTCATACATTCCACAGTGAAATCCCGCTATCCTTCTAGGGAGCGAACGGTTACTGATTTTTCATTTTATCCAGCGTCTCCAGGTAAAGCACCTGCAGAAACTTCTTGATATTGACTTTGCGTTTCTCCTGGGGGCATTTCTCGTCGATTTCCCGCATCTTAAGACGCACGTCCTCGAAGTCGAAATACAGCGGCGCGTAATGTTCGAACTTCGGATGGCCGTAGTCCGTAAGTCCGATGCTCGCCAAGTTGGATAAAGCGGCGATGACGGTCCGGCGAACGCGCTGCTCGACCGCCTTTCCTTCCTTCTCGATATCGCAGCCGTCCGGCTTGCTCGCCCGGGCACCGGCTTCGTACATCGCCTTCAGCGACGGGAAGCTCCCTCTCTCCCGGCGCCCGATCAGCTGATCGATCATTTCGATGATATCGTGGCTTCCGCTCTCCCCGATAATGCCCATGTCCATCAAGATCACCCGCATGATCGCCTTGGCGCCAGGCTTCTTCAGCGCGCCAGCAGGCTCCGGATTCAGGTCGTCCAGCTTCGCGATCGACTGTTTGATCTCCTTCAGATAACGGACCATTCTCCACTGTTCGCTTACTTTGCCAAGCACGGCTTGGACTTCCACGCGGTTAATCGGCTTCTGGATATAAAACTCGATGCCCGCTTGATACGCTTTGCTGATCATCGCTTTGTTCTCGATTTGGGAGATCATGACATACTTGCCCTCGTACCCTTCTTGCTTCAAACGAGCGATCGTCTCGATTCCGTCCTGATCCGGCATCAACAAATCGATGAGCACGACATCGGGGTTCTCGTCCAGTACGAGCTTTTTCCCTTCAACGCCTCCCGCCGCCGTCCCGACAACCTCGCCGACGCCGCCTTGCTCGATAATCGTCTGCAGCATCCGCCTGCTTACCGCGTCATCGTCGACAATACAAAACGACAGCATAGCGCCTACACTCCCTTCATCAGCTTCGCGGTCGGAAAGGCCGCGGCGAACGTCGTCTCGGCATTCCTCCCCGGTTCCGCCAAGAGCAATCTTCCGGCGAACGAGCCGACGATATCGCGAACATGCGAGAGGCCGATGCCGGTCGCCGCGACGCCTTCCTGATTGAATTTGGTCGTAAATCCGGGCTCGAACACCATGTCTATGTCCTGCTCGGCAATCCCCGGACCCGTATCGCTGACGATAAACAAGGTTTCTCCCTCTCGTTCTCGTACGCGGATACGAATCGTTCCCTGCCGTTCGATCGCTTCGACCGAGTTGGCCGCCAAGTTATTGAGCACGGTGATCAGCGGAATATAATTCACGGTCAGATAATCGACGCCGACGTCCGTCTCGATTCGAACCTCTTTCCGCAGCATCCGGCTGTATTCGCCGTTGGACTTCCTCACGAGCTCGACGATCTCCGTCAACGTCATTTCCGGAGCGCGCTCCAGATCGACCAGCTTCATCAGTCCTGCCAGGATGCGCTGCGAATCCTTCTTCACCTCGTGAATCTGCTGCGTGATCCCGAGGACGGTGCGGCCGTAGTCGCTCAACCCTTCTTCGTTCAGCCGGCCGTACAGGTCGTGACTCTTCGCGGTGATCTGTTCGATCATATCCATCGACTTGCGCAAATAGAAGACCTCGCCGTAGAGCCCGCTGCCGACATTGATCATTTGTTCCATCCGTTTCTGCTGTTCGGCGTGAACGCTTCGCATCTGGTGCACCGCGATGCTGCTGTATATGCCGGTCGTAAAATAGCTGCGCACCACGGCGATGACCGAAATCAGCAGCCATTGACCGGCCTGAAAATACGGCAGTCCGAAAGCGGCGCTGCGCATCAGCAGCTCGGCTTCGTTGGACACGACGTCGATCAACGACACGCAAGCGCCGAGAATAAGCGGATTCAATTGATGCAGTCTGCGTTGAATGAGGGCCATCCCCGCCCCGAAGACGACGTAATAAAGCATGGCGGAGAAATGCGTCTTCACGCTGCCTAGAAGTTCGAACGTCCCCGCCGATGCGGCTCCGTCGAACGATATCCGGAACAGCAGCACCGTCGCTCCGGCGGCGATTCCCGTCCGCCAATAGGGCAAATGGCTCATCAACAGCAGCAGGAACAGAAAGGCGCTGCTGCCAAGTCCGATGCGAAAGACCTCGCCGATGAACGGGTTGATCTTGAACTCCCCGGCAACGGCGACGACGATGGCAACGACGGTCATTTGCATGCTTTCGGATTTCGACCACTTTTGAATGGCTATAGGAAGGACTCCCGTCGGTATTCTAATGTCCGCCGTTGCTTAGACCCATTTATTTTCGAGGCGTTTGGCCGCAAGCGACAGCGCGTAGTTGACCGCGAAATACAAGACGGCCACGAGCGCGAGAATCGGGAGGGTATAGTTGAAATTTTGCGCGATGACGATCTTCGCATTGTGCATCAGCTCCGGAAGCGAGATGACGATGGCAAGCGACGTGTCCTTGAGCAGGGAGATGAACTGGCTCACGATCGGCGGCACCATGCGCCTCAGTCCCTGCGGAAGCACGATATGCCACACGGTCTGCGCGGCGGTCAATCCGGACGAACGGGCAGCTTCGATCTGGCCTCTCGGGATGGAAGTCAGTCCGCTGCGCACGATTTCCGAAATCATCGCGGCTTCGAAGACCGCCAGACCGATAATGGCCGAGCTCATGACCCCCAGCTTGACGCCGACGTCCGGCATCGCGAAATAAGTGAAGAACAAGATCAGCAGCAGCGGCAAATTGCGGATCAGCTCGACGAGCCCCCCGAGGATGCGGGATAAGACCGGAATTCTCATATAGCGCAGCGTACCCGTGATGCTGCCCAGCGCGAAGCTCAGCACGATTGCGACGAAGGCAACCCAAAGCGTGATGCCGAAGCCTTTCAGGATGAAGATGAGATTATGGTATGAGAAAGCGCCTGCAATGTCCATCCTCCGATCCTCCTATACGTTAGTAGCCGTTCTTGGCCAATTTTCGTTCCAGCCGCAGCGCCGCGAAGCTTAACGGCAAGGTCAGAACGAGGTACAGCGCCGCGACGAAGATATACGTGTCGAAGGTCGCGTACGTCTTGCCGGCCACCTGATCGCCGGAATACATCAGGTCGAATCCGGCAAACACGCCGAGAATCGACGAATTCTTCACGAGGTTGATGAATTGGTTGCTGAGCGGCGGAATGACGATGCGGATCGCTTGCGGCAGCACGACATGCCGCATCGTCTGCATGTACGACAATCCCGACGCCCTGGCCGCC
It encodes:
- a CDS encoding amino acid ABC transporter permease yields the protein MDIAGAFSYHNLIFILKGFGITLWVAFVAIVLSFALGSITGTLRYMRIPVLSRILGGLVELIRNLPLLLILFFTYFAMPDVGVKLGVMSSAIIGLAVFEAAMISEIVRSGLTSIPRGQIEAARSSGLTAAQTVWHIVLPQGLRRMVPPIVSQFISLLKDTSLAIVISLPELMHNAKIVIAQNFNYTLPILALVAVLYFAVNYALSLAAKRLENKWV
- a CDS encoding ATP-binding protein; this translates as MTVVAIVVAVAGEFKINPFIGEVFRIGLGSSAFLFLLLLMSHLPYWRTGIAAGATVLLFRISFDGAASAGTFELLGSVKTHFSAMLYYVVFGAGMALIQRRLHQLNPLILGACVSLIDVVSNEAELLMRSAAFGLPYFQAGQWLLISVIAVVRSYFTTGIYSSIAVHQMRSVHAEQQKRMEQMINVGSGLYGEVFYLRKSMDMIEQITAKSHDLYGRLNEEGLSDYGRTVLGITQQIHEVKKDSQRILAGLMKLVDLERAPEMTLTEIVELVRKSNGEYSRMLRKEVRIETDVGVDYLTVNYIPLITVLNNLAANSVEAIERQGTIRIRVREREGETLFIVSDTGPGIAEQDIDMVFEPGFTTKFNQEGVAATGIGLSHVRDIVGSFAGRLLLAEPGRNAETTFAAAFPTAKLMKGV
- a CDS encoding Gfo/Idh/MocA family protein; protein product: MKKLRWGIMGCAQIATKAFIPAVRASDMHEIVAVASREETRARAFADAYGIQVAYGSYMELLADSTVDAVYIPLPNHLHLEWTIHAARAGKHVLVEKPMSMSEQDAAQMAEACERFGVHFQENMMYRCHPRYDRIKEIIASGEIGKVRAVHGVFTSDRSAMEHDIRFRQEMGGGGMYDIGCYLLSAARYVLDSEPVAATMQALFSQEHGGVDMMASGLVEFPNDAALTFQCGLWADFANTLEIRGTQGTIRLPSAFSLRADLSPDIQVAVRGEMRTEPFERGNQQLSLINRFGEAVLHGKPEPISPWDGVRTMRVIEACLASAREKRRVAIEPLAGRDHR
- a CDS encoding response regulator; this encodes MLSFCIVDDDAVSRRMLQTIIEQGGVGEVVGTAAGGVEGKKLVLDENPDVVLIDLLMPDQDGIETIARLKQEGYEGKYVMISQIENKAMISKAYQAGIEFYIQKPINRVEVQAVLGKVSEQWRMVRYLKEIKQSIAKLDDLNPEPAGALKKPGAKAIMRVILMDMGIIGESGSHDIIEMIDQLIGRRERGSFPSLKAMYEAGARASKPDGCDIEKEGKAVEQRVRRTVIAALSNLASIGLTDYGHPKFEHYAPLYFDFEDVRLKMREIDEKCPQEKRKVNIKKFLQVLYLETLDKMKNQ